AAATCCACTCACTCATTTCTGCTTGCTGAGTCAGCAGGAAGCAACTATCCTAGTTTCTGCTCCTGTTGACCTAATAGCACGTCACCTGTTCATGTTAACTTCTTTTCATCTTCTGAAAAATATTGAGATCAGAGTCAAATCTTTTACCTCTATTTTATTCCCTTGCTTATAAAATTTCCACCTAACAAGAGCTTGGATCTACCTATCTAGTAAGCATATAATCCTCATCAGTAGTATCCAAGAACTTCGCCTCTGTGAGGCAGGTAaactttatccccattttacaaatgggaaactgataCACAGGGCAGCTCAGGTAACTTGCCAAAGATCATCCAGGAGTCAGGAATTATTGAACCCATATATTGACTCCCGTGCCCCACTACAGTGCTCCATCCACTAGACTATCTTTCCTGGGTTGCTCTGTACAAATGCAACCATTTCTCTTTATGCTACCAGCAAGGTGAGTGGTATCTAAAATACCTCAATAGTCCATAAAAATATCACTGTATTGAAATGGATTTAAGCAAGCCCATTAAAACATGAAACGGGATTTCTGTCATACACTCTAATAAAACCATGTTAATACAATAAAGTCAGCACAGGTCCAATTTATTCTTAACAGAGATTGTAGGAGCAAGTTAGGCACctgactttaaaataaataaaaaacccaccccaaaaccCCAGTGTATCCTGAATTAAAACCGGTTAAAGAATTTGATACAAAAAATAAAGATCTGTGATGGACACCCTGACTATTTACTAATGTCTATCGCTACTCAAATTACCAAGCACATTCCTTCTAGTTATGCCAACTCCCTGCCACTAACAAGATATTTGAAAAGAAGTTGCATTCTCAAGCATATTTTGTAATTtctagttgaaacaatagtataTAAGGGGAAATTTATTATGGAGTACTTGTTTTTTCCAGGGAATCCAATCATAACtgtgtaatagaaatcaatattatTTTAACAAGCTTTGAATGTGAATTTAAGGTATTTAGTGTCTAAATACATGCAAATATACCTTCTGAATAGCTAGTTAGtgtttgtcttttttgtttgttttgttttttaggaaTGGTACCTAGTTAAAGAAAAACTTCTAGAAATATTTCTGGAATGACATGTATTTGAGACAAATAAGTTCTGTAGATTGAAGAGGGCCAATTTTTATCTTTTAGCTATATGAATTCAGCACATAAATCTTGCACAACTTTGTGCAGAACTAGTAACAAGGATCTCATTCTTACCACTGCAAAGAAATTTTTTATACATGGACTGTATTTATACAAACTTACACTGGACAATTTCTTACATTACAAATTTACAATCAATACAGACAGAAACGTAAAGTCAACCACTTAGTTGCTGGCTATTTTACCCTTATAGCTTTCACAGTCTAAGCTCTCTCCTCTTATGCTACATCTAAATATTGTTTAGGTCAGAAATATGACTATGGACTTAAGGAATCGGAATGAATTTATAAGGAAGATAACATGAGGATGGCAGTGTGCAATCTGAAAAGGTTTATGAGAAGTTTTCAAAATGACTGTTTTTATAATGTACCATAATAAAGATTTAGATACACACATGGGAGGGGAATTTTAGAATTTATGGAATTAGAGTACATTCCCTCAACCCTATCTGCAGTGTAAAGCTAATTATAAATCTATGGTTCAGTCTTGCTATAACTGAAATCAACGGCATACCCCCTTTTAATAAGAGCTTAATTAGCGCCACAGTACCTCCAAACAAATCACTCCTTTGGGTATATTCTTAGGTGGATCCCTAAGCAGCTTCCTTTGTCACTATCCCTTAGAAAGTTATATAATCTCGATAGGCAACATTTGTCAGCTGCGTGCTTCATAAGGAATAGAAAGATGGGATGGCAAACGGGCAGATAGATGGGAAAGAGACAGGAAAAAAGTGGGAGATCTGTGACAGTTATGGGGAAAAGTGACACTTGTCAGGGGAAAGGGATAGCTGTGGGACAGTTCCACAGCTAAAAGCAAAGCTGGGACCAAACAGTTGACTGGGAAAGGACAGCACAGCATGAATGTGGGGCTAGGGCAAAAACATTGGCCAAGAGAGGACAAATTTAGGAATTTGTCATggtggaggaagagggagggCTTGTCAGTGTAGCAGGAGGAATATAGAGTTGGAGGCTTGTGAAGGGAAGTGCTAGATGGGTGCCTCCAGAGAGGCCACTTTTTAGAGAATACATGTCTTCAGTAGCCCAGTGAACTTTACTGAGGATGAGTATACTCACTTAGCTGCTGAGGAGGTTAATGTGAGTTGGGGAATCCAGTTGAGAACAAACAGCCCTATTTGCTAAGGTATAACAGTAAATTAAGTAGATTTAAAAGAGTGAAAATGGAAGAGACAACAAATTTCTATTTTTCTTATCCAGAAAGAGCTGCCTTCCTGTTCTTCATGTCAAACACACATATCACTACATGTTAGCAGATGGAATGACCTTTAAAATGGCTACTATAACATGCAACTCTCGCCACGTGACTGAACAATCATCTTTTAAATATAGTTGTTCCCTGTCCACCCAAGCTCAAACGCCAGGAAATTCCCAAAAACAAACATACCAGTCATTAAATGTGTTttgttgataaaaaaaaaaaatcagtcaactGGCATTACAATTATCCACTGTAGAATCTCTATTACAACTGTATTTAATATTACCATATGACACAttggaaaatacattttaattctaATAAATTGACTACAGAAGAAAAAACATCAAGCTGTCTCATGTATCTGAAGGTGACTTATAAGATCTTTTTCATTTCCAAACCTCATTAAGCAATTGGTACACTTATGAGGCAAGTCTGCTGAATGCCTGAAGTCCAAATGAGTTTTAAGGTCTTCAATCTGTCCTGTTGAATATTCACAATATTGACACAAATAAATCCCTTCAGATAAATGAGAATTTAAATGCTTGCAATATTCCAACATACCTGAAAAGCCTTTCCCACAGTCATCACAAACATGGGGGAATATTTTGGTGTGTTCAATAGCTACATGTCTGTTGACATTCGTATGCAGCCTACTCCTAAAGCCACACACTTGACATACAAAGAAGTTTTTGCATTTGTCAAAGCTAATTTTGTTTATGAGGCTGTACTGTCCACGCTCCTTGTTGCTATAGCTATCACTTAACTCTATTAATCTACATGCATGCTCATTCACCACATGGCTATGCAAGTCTTCTGGATCATTGGTTTCATGCTCACAAAACTGACACAGATACTGTTCATCACAGCTGTGTTCCTGGAAGTGTAGGTACAGCTCACTGCTCGAGGAGAACTGTACGTCACACTGCTCACACCAATAAAGATGGTCATTGAAATGAGTATCTGCTATGTGCTGACTGAGGTTCTCAAATATCACTGTTTTGTAGTCACAGTATTTACAGATGTAGGGATCTTCCTCATGTATTTTTACATGTTCAATCAGCAGAACTTTGCTGGAGAAACTCTCTTTACATACTCTGCAGACATTGGTATCTGTACATGTCTTATGCTTCAGGATCATATGCTGCTTTAAATCAGAGAAGTACTTGCTATTAAACTCGCACAGCTCACACTTGTATAGGCCACTACTGTTGGCTCTCAGCAAAGGCCACTTCTGCTGAGCAGTGATATTCAAAGCCTGGTTCTTCTCAAAAAGTTTACAGCTTTCAACAGGCATTTCTTCAATGTCTTCGACTTCTAGCTTTTCAGGTGAAACAGTTTGCGTCTCTATATCATGAACTTCTACAGCATTAACTTCTGTAGTCGAAATTTCTATGGTTTGAATATCTATGGGTTTCTCCTCTTCAGCTGGACTGTCTCCGAATATAGGAGACTCGCACATGTCTTTATAAATTCCATTATTAGCACTTTTCTCTACAAGAGAAAATAGAAGATACGagcaacagtttaaaaaaaaaacccaaaactaaaAGTTGCAGATGGGTCGATATATTGCTTTTCATCACCTGTAGCAGTTCACAAAAGTAAAATGCTAATATTTTCCTCAAACCACCTAAATCAAATTTCTTTTCAATAAGGAGACCAGCTAAATGAAACACCCTTAAACGTTTATATCAATCTATAATTCTTCATGATCAACATTATCTATCATAGTTACATTAAAAGACAACACACACTTCCCCACCTTCAAAGAAAGTTTTTCAATACCCAAGCATGCATGATTTCTGCAAATATACCTTTACAATTACCTTTCTTTTTTGGGTCTGTAAAGTGCAACCCCATGACATTCGACTGTGCCCCACTCCAATGAGATGTCCCGGCATGCACTGGGCTGCCATCATCATCAGTATCTAGGGTCTGTGCAGGAGCATGGAATCTACCTATGAGGATAAGGGAAGTCTTGTTTTCTTCTCAATATCCCAATGTTCTCTAAAAATTTCTTTGTAATAACCTCAGATATGATGGCATTGCGGTCACAATGTAACCCACCAAATTCTACAATCAAAATACCCACCACTACAACATTATGGCCTTCATCTTCTATGCGCACAGGTAGCCAGACCTGCAATGCTTTATCCTGATTCTGATGTAAGGCTGCTGAAATCAAAATAAAGCATATTGTACTGGGACCTGGTAATCTCTGTAGGCTGCTTCCTCACATTCAGGAGAAGGACAGCTACAATCAACTCTATGTCAATCCTGATCAAACTATATtcacattatttttgttttttgtcatgCGGATCAGTCCTTAGTGTCCAAAAATACTACAAGTGCACCCAGGGTTAATATTATCCAATAATGAAAATAGCATAGAGTCCTCTAGGTTTGAAAATTGAATCTTGATTTGCCAGCACaattcaaaaaagaaaaccagggacatttaaacatttttaaaaattcctgatGTTTAACCTGTGTTTACATTTCATGTTTGTTAATCTTAATAGAGTGGATGCTCACTCTTCTCCTCAGTAGGTAAAAACAGCACACCTGACTTCCAATAAAAGTGCCAAATTAATTGTCCTCCTCTAATAGGGTAACTTTTGTCAGCTGGTAAAAACATTCTACAACAGCTGGGTACCAAGGAAGTTGAACTTGTTATACATTAAAAAGTGAGTCTAACTTCACATTAAAAATAGTCATCTCAACATTCGAGACTGTGCCATATACTGTAGTCTGTATAATCTGGATGGAGTTAAATAACATTAATACATAATTTTACTGAGGTTTTGCTGTATTGAGGTATAAACTGAATTGTTTGCTCTACACTACACAGCTGTCCACTAAATGTCTGATAATGGAGTTTCTAATTATTTATTCCAGAGATCCACTGTTTTctctttatatataaaatatgtacaAAGACCAATGCTAGagctctagaaattatttatGCCCAGATTAAAGTTGACCAAGAGATTCAAAAGCTGGTAAGTTTCTCTCTCTGTAAACAAGTTTTAGCAGTAAATAGCGATAGCTGATTATGCTGAAAAATCTTTTACAATCCTTAGAGGAAATTTTAAATTTCTAAAGAGGCAGAACAAAAGTTATTCCATAAACGCTTCCAACTGCACAGTCCTTCCTATTCCAATACTTTAATTATAATGCTGGAGATTCATTGTTAATTTTAttggagagagaaaggaagtgtATCCTTACATTCACTCCATCCCACACTTCAAGGGTAATACTAAGCACTGGGTCTTTAGAAGCCCAAATCAAATAAGTAAAAGGAAATTTCTAATAAAATACCCTGTTCCATCTGACACCAATCTTTGTTTACATTATTTTGACACCATTCAACAAATGTTTTAGATTGTGAAGTTGTCATAAATACCAGGAACTGCTGGGCCTCCaatatttctatatttttattaaaatgttatacCTTATTGAGAAATAGAATTTCAAATAAAATTATTTAATAGCATTCTGCCAGTCTTGGAGAGTGGAAAATTAAATGTACTTACACAGTAAAGTTGTTGTATTTTTTTGCATTATGTTGCTACTTTTCTGGACAGAACTTTGATACACCTAGATAAATGTTTATCAGAGAGGAGATTAATAATATAATAGGAAGGTAATCTTACCTCTGTTTTCAGAAATTTTTATGTCTGGCTGTTTCATAGAACAGACACTATAGCAGTGGTCAGAAAATATTCCATTGTTGTCTATATATTTGCTGACACCTGAAGAATctagacagaaagaaaaaagtgtttaaaccacaagttgataTAGCAACACATACCTTTAAAATACATGCACGTTTACCTCAGTGGTAACATCTTTGTTTTTTAGACAGCATCCAAATTTAAAAGACAATGGATGGCCTGATTCTAAAAATATTTAGCATTTATGTAATGATTTACATCTTCAATGCACTGTACAGACATTaatggttttcaaaagcactcaacattagtctaactctgctcccactgaaatcaacagtaaaactccctctgacttcaatgggaacagagatAGACCAACACTTCTGATAATCTCCCCTAAACCTCAAAACACCTGTGTATGTTAGTAGTTTTGCCCcgattttacacatggggaatcAGAAGTTAAGTAGGAAAGCCATGGAGGAAAGGGGGAACAGCAAATGATTCGAGAAACATTAACAATGGCTGGCTTAAATGGAAcagttttaaaattgtttaacagTGGAGCACTCAAAGGGGACAGCGTACGTTTACATGAATGTGTTTGAATTTGCTTCTTGGTTTATGAGTCCTTCATAAATTCTTGCATTTTAGTTTTCCAGGAAACAAGAGAGGTTTATTTCCAGGAAAGTTACAGTAACTTACACACTGAAGTGTCAACAGTCGAAGCTCTAGACTCACCTGAGTAACGTGAAGGATGTAAAgtcttccttttcctctttttaGGATGTTCATTCATTTTGCTTCAGCCTAAATCAATTAAAAATGACAACATCCAAGAATTGGTTACACCTATTTTCTGCTGGTTTGCAATCATGGATCAGCACTTAAAGATTAATTATGAATCTCAGTACACCAGCAAAGCACAGAAATAGATTCCCCTAAAAAATAAATTCCTCACCACAAAAATGAAACTAACGTCCAATTCTGTGATACTAATCTGCAGGATAAAACCTCATGttctgtcccaatttttttttttttttttggtttaagtTGAAtgagcatggagactgaactaccctctCATTTGTAGAGGTGGATGCATCCAATCAAGGCACAGACACATCAGTACGGCAGAGTGAAGAAGCCTGTACTGCAGATTCCCAAGCTATACCTGAGATCAGAGCAGAGTTTACCATTTTGTGGGTTCA
This region of Chrysemys picta bellii isolate R12L10 chromosome 9, ASM1138683v2, whole genome shotgun sequence genomic DNA includes:
- the ZNF639 gene encoding zinc finger protein 639 isoform X3; translation: MGLHFTDPKKKEKSANNGIYKDMCESPIFGDSPAEEEKPIDIQTIEISTTEVNAVEVHDIETQTVSPEKLEVEDIEEMPVESCKLFEKNQALNITAQQKWPLLRANSSGLYKCELCEFNSKYFSDLKQHMILKHKTCTDTNVCRVCKESFSSKVLLIEHVKIHEEDPYICKYCDYKTVIFENLSQHIADTHFNDHLYWCEQCDVQFSSSSELYLHFQEHSCDEQYLCQFCEHETNDPEDLHSHVVNEHACRLIELSDSYSNKERGQYSLINKISFDKCKNFFVCQVCGFRSRLHTNVNRHVAIEHTKIFPHVCDDCGKGFSGMLEYCKHLNSHLSEGIYLCQYCEYSTGQIEDLKTHLDFRHSADLPHKCTNCLMRFGNEKDLISHLQIHETA
- the ZNF639 gene encoding zinc finger protein 639 isoform X1 → MNEHPKKRKRKTLHPSRYSDSSGVSKYIDNNGIFSDHCYSVCSMKQPDIKISENRGRFHAPAQTLDTDDDGSPVHAGTSHWSGAQSNVMGLHFTDPKKKEKSANNGIYKDMCESPIFGDSPAEEEKPIDIQTIEISTTEVNAVEVHDIETQTVSPEKLEVEDIEEMPVESCKLFEKNQALNITAQQKWPLLRANSSGLYKCELCEFNSKYFSDLKQHMILKHKTCTDTNVCRVCKESFSSKVLLIEHVKIHEEDPYICKYCDYKTVIFENLSQHIADTHFNDHLYWCEQCDVQFSSSSELYLHFQEHSCDEQYLCQFCEHETNDPEDLHSHVVNEHACRLIELSDSYSNKERGQYSLINKISFDKCKNFFVCQVCGFRSRLHTNVNRHVAIEHTKIFPHVCDDCGKGFSGMLEYCKHLNSHLSEGIYLCQYCEYSTGQIEDLKTHLDFRHSADLPHKCTNCLMRFGNEKDLISHLQIHETA
- the ZNF639 gene encoding zinc finger protein 639 isoform X2 is translated as MNEHPKKRKRKTLHPSRYSDSSGVSKYIDNNGIFSDHCYSVCSMKQPDIKISENREKSANNGIYKDMCESPIFGDSPAEEEKPIDIQTIEISTTEVNAVEVHDIETQTVSPEKLEVEDIEEMPVESCKLFEKNQALNITAQQKWPLLRANSSGLYKCELCEFNSKYFSDLKQHMILKHKTCTDTNVCRVCKESFSSKVLLIEHVKIHEEDPYICKYCDYKTVIFENLSQHIADTHFNDHLYWCEQCDVQFSSSSELYLHFQEHSCDEQYLCQFCEHETNDPEDLHSHVVNEHACRLIELSDSYSNKERGQYSLINKISFDKCKNFFVCQVCGFRSRLHTNVNRHVAIEHTKIFPHVCDDCGKGFSGMLEYCKHLNSHLSEGIYLCQYCEYSTGQIEDLKTHLDFRHSADLPHKCTNCLMRFGNEKDLISHLQIHETA